GATTGAAAAACAACGGTTTCGTCGTTTCGATTATATCGGGTGGAGTCATATTGATATAGAAGTTTACAAAAAAAATAAAAGCGTCAGGCCTCATTTTCTGTTTGCCGATCGGAAAGTGAGGCAAGCCTTAACGATGGCCATTAATCGTGAAGAATTGATTCGAAGTTGGTTAGGCGAATACGGTCAAATCTGCAATGGCCCTATTTCTCCGGCTTTCAAATGGGCTTTCAATGACACGATTAATCCGCTTCCATATAATATAGACCAAGCTAAACAATTATTGGCGGAAGCAGGATGGCAGGATCACGACGGTGATGGTTTTCTCGATAAAGACGGAAGGAAATTTGAATTTACCATTACAACCAATACCGGAAATTCAAGGCGTGCCTATGCGATGCAATTTATCATATCGGAACTCAAAAAAATCGGAATTGAAGCGCACGCGCAGTTACTTGAGACGAATGTGTTCAATTCGGGTTTGCGTAATCGGGAATTCGATGCTTTTATCGGTGGTATGAATACAGCGATGACGATCGACTTGCGGTCTCAAATCGGGTCAAACCTGGAGAAAAATACATTTAATGTTTGCGCCTATCAAAATCCGACCATTGACAGTTTGCTGGATGCCGCGTCCGGTAAAAATGGTCCGTCTGACACAGGGCAAGTCTGGAAAAAAATACAGGTTATTTTGAATCAAGATCAACCGGTGACGTATTTGTTCTGGTTTGATAATATCGTGGGAATCAATAATCGTTTGAAAGGCACGCACGTTGATATTTTGTCTGGGTATCATGAATATTATAATTGGTACAAAGTTGATAAATAGAATACCGAATGAGATCGGGTTATGATTGGCTATGCGACAAAACGATTAATCGGATCTGTGCCGTTAATTTTCGGATTATTGACGCTGACTTTTTTCCTGATCAGGCTTGCGCCGGGCGATCCGACGGCTATGTATATCGATCCTAATATCGATCCCGATGCGGCCGATCGGATGCGCGAGAATTTAGGCTTGAATGATCCTTTAATGGTTCAATACGGAAAGTGGCTGGGAGTCATTCCTCCGTTTGATGGCGTATTTCAGGGGGAATTCGGAATTTCATTTAGTAAACACCGTCCGGTTTTTGATATTGTTCTGGAATCGACGGCGAATACGTTGTTACTGACCGGGGTAGCTTTATTGGTGGATTTACTGGTGGGCGTTTTGATTGGAATTATTGCTGCTTTGAATCGCGAAAGAAAAACCGATCATATTATTACTGTTGGAAGCTTGTTTTTTTATTCCATGCCGCATTTCTGGCTGGCCTTGATGTTGATTTTAATTTTTTCTCTTGGTTTGAGATGGCTGCCCGCATCCCAAATGCATGGTGTGAACGCGGATCAATTGAATACATTTGGGTATATATGGGATACAATTTCACACATGATTATGCCGGTTTTTGTACTGGGGATTGCCTCCGCCGCGTCTACAGTAAGGTATATGCGGAGTAGCATGCTCGAAGTCATTGGCCAGGATTATATTCGTACCGCTCGTGCAAAAGGTTTGGATGAAAAAAAAGTAGTATACAAACACGCATTTCGCAATGCGCTCCTTCCTCTGATTACCATTATCGGGTTATCATTTCCTTTTCTATTAAGCGGTGCCGTGATTACTGAAGTTATATTTGCATGGCCGGGCATGGGAAGAGTGACGGTGGACGCTAT
The sequence above is drawn from the bacterium genome and encodes:
- a CDS encoding ABC transporter permease, which encodes MIGYATKRLIGSVPLIFGLLTLTFFLIRLAPGDPTAMYIDPNIDPDAADRMRENLGLNDPLMVQYGKWLGVIPPFDGVFQGEFGISFSKHRPVFDIVLESTANTLLLTGVALLVDLLVGVLIGIIAALNRERKTDHIITVGSLFFYSMPHFWLALMLILIFSLGLRWLPASQMHGVNADQLNTFGYIWDTISHMIMPVFVLGIASAASTVRYMRSSMLEVIGQDYIRTARAKGLDEKKVVYKHAFRNALLPLITIIGLSFPFLLSGAVITEVIFAWPGMGRVTVDAIFARDYPLIIANTLVAGIMVIAGNLLADVLYAWADPRIKLQ